One Setaria viridis chromosome 7, Setaria_viridis_v4.0, whole genome shotgun sequence genomic region harbors:
- the LOC117862950 gene encoding potassium transporter 1, which translates to MSLEVENPASTETTNRLSLKRHDSLFGDAEKVSGTTYHGSAGSWARTLHLAFQSIGIIYGDIGTSPLYVYSSTFPDGIRNNDDLLGVLSLIIYSLILLPMLKYVFIVLYADDNGDGGTFALYSLISRYAKVRMTPDQQAEDTIVSNYSIEAPSSQLKRAQWLKQMLESSKAAKIALFTLTILGTSMVMGDGTLTPAISVLSAVSGIKQKAPSLTQTQVVWISVAILFMLFSVQRFGTDKVGYCFAPIISIWFLLIAGIGMYNLIVNDIGVLRAFNPMYIVHYFKRNGKDGWISLGGVVLCVTGTEGMYADLGHFNIRAVQISFNCVLFPSVALCYIGQAAYLRKFPENVADTFYRSIPGSLFWPTFVVAILAAIIASQAMLSGAFSILSKAISLGCFPRVRVIHTSKKYEGQVYIPEVNFMMGLASIIVTIAFRTTTSIGHAYGICVVTTFLITTHLTTIVMLLVWKKHVIFILLFYVVFSLTEVVYLSSILSKFIDGGYLPFCFSLVLMSLMATWHYVHVKRYWHELEHIVPTNEMKALLEKNDVRRIPGVGLLYTELIQGIPPVFPRLIKKIPSVHSIFVFMSIKHLPIPHVVPPERFLFRQVGPREQRMFRCVARYGYSDRLEEPKEFVGFLVDRLKMFIQEESALTQHEGENDETSSNTAVSEVQTRPRRSTHSVVHSEEVVESRVSSHSRRITFHVDQTVEEEKQLIDREVERGVVYLMGEANVSAQPKSSIMKKIVVNYVYSFLRKNLPAGHKALSIPKDQLLKVGITYEI; encoded by the exons ATGTCGCTCGAGGTGGAGAACCCGGCGAGCACAGAGACGACCAACCGTCTCAGTCTCAAACGCCATGATTCACTCTTCGGAGACGCGGAGAAGGTCTCTGGAACAACGTACCACGGCTCTGCG GGGAGCTGGGCCCGGACTCTGCATCTTGCTTTCCAGAGCATTGGTATCATCTACGGTGACATCGGGACGTCACCGCTGTATGTCTATTCCAGCACCTTCCCTGATGGCATCAGGAACAATGATGATCTGCTGGGCGTCTTGTCTCTCATCATTTACAGCCTCATCCTCCTACCGATGCTCAAGTATGTTTTCATCGTGTTGTATGCAGACGACAATGGAGATG GTGGCACGTTTGCACTTTATTCACTAATATCGCGGTACGCAAAGGTCAGAATGACCCCGGACCAGCAGGCAGAGGACACGATCGTATCAAATTACAGCATAGAAGCACCAAGCTCACAGCTGAAGAGGGCACAGTGGCTGAAGCAGATGCTTGAGTCTAGCAAGGCTGCCAAGATTGCACTATTCACCCTCACAATCCTCGGCACATCCATGGTGATGGGCGATGGGACCTTGACACCAGCTATATCAG TGCTCTCTGCAGTGAGTGGAATCAAACAAAAGGCGCCAAGCTTGACTCAGA CACAAGTAGTATGGATCTCTGTTGCAATTCTGTTCATGCTCTTCTCAGTCCAGCGTTTTGGGACCGACAAAGTTGGTTACTGCTTCGCTCCTATTATCTCTATCTGGTTCCTTCTGATTGCTGGTATTGGAATGTACAATCTCATTGTTAATGACATCGGCGTCCTACGGGCCTTCAATCCGATGTACATAGTACATTACTTCAAAAGAAACGGGAAGGATGGGTGGATTTCACTTGGTGGGGTAGTCCTGTGCGTCACAG GTACTGAGGGCATGTATGCTGACCTGGGACATTTCAACATCAGGGCCGTTCAG ATCAGCTTCAACTGTGTCCTGTTCCCGTCTGTAGCACTATGTTACATCGGGCAAGCGGCTTACCTCAGGAAATTCCCAGAGAATGTTGCGGATACCTTCTATAGATCCATCCCAG GATCATTGTTCTGGCCAACCTTCGTTGTTGCCATTCTCGCAGCGATCATTGCAAGCCAAGCAATGCTCTCTGGCGCATTTTCCATCCTCTCCAAGGCAATCTCTCTTGGCTGCTTCCCTAGGGTCCGAGTGATTCACACCTCAAAAAAGTACGAGGGGCAAGTGTACATTCCGGAGGTGAACTTCATGATGGGATTGGCTAGTATCATAGTCACAATTGCTTTCAGAACTACGACCAGCATCGGCCATGCTTATG GCATCTGTGTGGTGACCACATTCTTGATCACCACCCATCTTACAACCATTGTGATGCTCCTTGTGTGGAAGAAACACGTCATCTTCATCCTTCTGTTCTACGTCGTATTTAGTTTGACAGAAGTAGTCTACCTCTCCTCCATACTGTCAAAGTTCATCGATGGTGGATACCTTCCATTCTGTTTCTCGCTGGTCCTGATGAGCCTTATGGCGACATGGCACTATGTCCATGTCAAGAGATACTGGCATGAGCTCGAGCACATTGTGCCTACTAATGAAATGAAAGCCCTCCTCGAGAAGAATGATGTGCGGCGGATCCCAGGAGTGGGACTCCTGTACACTGAGCTCATCCAGGGTATACCCCCAGTGTTCCCTCGGCTGATCAAGAAGATACCATCTGTTCACTCCATCTTCGTGTTCATGTCAATCAAGCACCTGCCAATCCCACACGTGGTTCCTCCGGAGAGGTTCCTCTTCCGGCAGGTGGGCCCAAGGGAACAGCGGATGTTCCGATGCGTGGCACGTTATGGGTACAGTGACAGGCTGGAGGAGCCCAAGGAGTTTGTGGGTTTTCTTGTGGATAGGCTGAAGATGTTCATCCAGGAGGAAAGTGCACTCACACAGCACGAAGGTGAGAACGATGAGACCAGCTCCAACACTGCAGTTTCTGAAGTGCAGACGAGGCCAAGGCGGTCCACGCACTCTGTCGTGCACAGTGAGGAGGTGGTCGAATCACGGGTGAGCAGCCACTCGAGGAGGATAACTTTCCATGTGGATCAGACAgttgaggaggagaagcagttgATTGACAGAGAGGTGGAGCGAGGGGTTGTGTACCTTATGGGAGAGGCAAATGTGTCAGCTCAGCCCAAGTCATCAATCATGAAGAAGATAGTTGTGAACTATGTCTATTCATTCTTGAGGAAGAACTTGCCTGCGGGGCACAAGGCATTGTCCATTCCGAAAGATCAGCTGCTCAAAGTTGGGATCACGTATGAGATATAG
- the LOC117863135 gene encoding potassium transporter 19: MSLEVEDRPSVETTKQLKRQDSLYGDAEKVSSAKYHASEGSWSRLLQLAFQSVGIIYGDVGTSPLYTLSGTFPNGIKNHDDLLGVLSLILYTLILIPMVKYVFIVLYADDNGDGGTFALYSLISRHAKVRLIPNQQAEDAMVSNYGIEVPSSQLRRAQWLKKKLESSNAAKIGLFTITILGTSMVMGDGTLTPAISVLSAVSGIKEKVPSLTETQIVWISVPILFVLFSVQRYGTDKVGYSFAPIITVWFVLIAGIGMYNLVVHEIGVLRAFNPMHIVDYFRRNGKEGWISLGGVILCVTGTEGMFADLGHFNIKAIQISFNTVLFPSVALCYMGQVAYLRKFPEDVADPFFRSIPAPMFWPTFVIAILSAIIASQAMLSGAFAILSKALSLGCFPSVQVIHTSKSYEGQVYIPEVNFLMGLASIIVTITFRTTTEIGNAYGICVVTVFSITTHLTTIVMLLVWRKKFIFVFLFYMVFGSIELIYLSSILTKFVQGGYLPFCFSLVLMALMMTWHYVHVKKYWYELEHIVPADEVTALLKKHDVRRIPGVGLLYSDLVQGIPPVFPRLMEKIPSVHSVFLFMSIKHLPIPHVAPVERFLFRQVGPREHRMFRCVARYGYCNMLEESGLFKGFLMERLKMFIQEEAAFETNSSTGDTQSCSEESACPIVHSEEAIDPWVCGNAGNISPDLVEKEKQLIDTEMERGVVYLMGEANVIAAPKSSVVKKIVVDYVYTFLRKNLTEGEKALSIPKDQLLKVGITYEI; encoded by the exons ATGTCGCTTGAAGTTGAGGACCGACCAAGCGTAGAGACGACCAAACAGCTCAAGCGACAGGACTCGCTCTATGGCGATGCCGAGAAGGTCTCCAGTGCCAAGTACCATGCCTCTGAG GGAAGCTGGTCGCGGTTGTTGCAGCTTGCATTTCAGAGCGTTGGCATCATCTATGGGGATGTTGGGACGTCGCCACTCTATACATTATCTGGCACCTTCCCAAATGGCATCAAGAACCATGATGACCTCCTTGGTGTCCTCTCCCTCATCCTCTACACCCTCATCCTGATACCAATGGTTAAGTACGTCTTCATCGTGCTTTATGCAGATGATAATGGAGATG GTGGCACATTTGCTCTCTACTCACTTATATCGCGGCACGCCAAGGTAAGGCTGATACCAAACCAGCAAGCAGAGGATGCTATGGTGTCGAATTACGGTATAGAAGTGCCGAGCTCACAGCTGAGGAGGGCACAGTGGCTGAAGAAGAAGCTTGAGTCTAGCAATGCAGCCAAGATTGGTCTCTTCACCATCACAATCCTTGGCACATCCATGGTGATGGGGGATGGAACCTTGACACCGGCAATTTCTG TGCTGTCTGCTGTGAGTGGGATCAAAGAGAAGGTGCCAAGCTTAACTGAAA CGCAGATAGTCTGGATTTCAGTACCTATTTTGTTCGTGCTCTTCTCAGTCCAGCGTTATGGTACAGACAAGGTTGGGTATTCCTTTGCTCCGATCATTACTGTGTGGTTTGTTCTGATTGCTGGCATTGGAATGTATAACCTCGTCGTACATGAGATCGGTGTTCTCCGAGCCTTTAATCCGATGCACATAGTAGATTACTTTAGAAGGAATGGGAAAGAAGGATGGATTTCATTGGGTGGTGTTATCTTGTGCGTCACAG GCACAGAAGGAATGTTTGCAGACCTAGGACATTTCAATATCAAGGCCATTCAG ATCAGCTTCAACACCGTCTTGTTCCCCTCGGTGGCACTATGTTACATGGGGCAGGTAGCGTATCTGAGGAAATTCCCAGAGGATGTCGCAGACCCTTTCTTTAGATCTATCCCAG CACCAATGTTCTGGCCAACCTTCGTCATTGCCATTCTTTCGGCTATCATTGCAAGCCAAGCTATGCTCTCTGGCGCATTCGCCATCCTCTCCAAGGCATTATCCCTTGGTTGTTTCCCCAGTGTTCAAGTGATCCATACCTCAAAGAGTTATGAGGGACAGGTTTACATTCCTGAAGTGAACTTTTTGATGGGACTAGCAAGCATCATAGTCACCATCACCTTCAGAACAACCACTGAAATTGGCAATGCATATG GGATCTGTGTTGTGACCGTGTTCTCAATCACTACCCATTTGACGACGATTGTGATGTTACTCGTATGGAGGAAAAAGTTTATCTTCGTCTTTCTTTTCTACATGGTGTTTGGTTCCATAGAGCTGATTTACCTCTCTTCGATACTGACGAAGTTCGTCCAAGGTGGGTACCTACCATTCTGCTTCTCGCTTGTCCTGATGGCCCTAATGATGACATGGCACTATGTCCACGTCAAAAAGTACTGGTATGAGCTTGAGCACATCGTACCAGCCGATGAGGTGACAGCACTACTCAAGAAGCATGACGTGCGGCGGATCCCCGGAGTAGGCCTCCTATACTCAGACCTGGTTCAAGGCATTCCCCCTGTATTTCCGCGCCTAATGGAGAAGATACCCTCAGTGCACTCAGTCTTCTTGTTCATGTCAATTAAGCACCTGCCTATCCCGCACGTGGCACCTGTGGAACGGTTCCTTTTCCGGCAGGTCGGCCCGAGggagcaccggatgttccgatgtgTGGCAAGGTATGGGTACTGTAACATGCTAGAAGAATCAGGGTTGTTCAAAGGGTTCCTCATGGAAAGGTTAAAGATGTTCATCCAAGAAGAGGCTGCATTTGAGACCAACTCGTCCACCGGAGATACCCAGTCGTGTTCCGAAGAATCGGCGTGCCCCATCGTGCACAGTGAGGAGGCGATCGATCCCTGGGTGTGTGGCAATGCTGGGAACATCAGCCCTGATTTGGTTGaaaaggagaagcaattgaTCGACACGGAGATGGAGCGAGGGGTGGTCTACCTTATGGGGGAAGCTAATGTCATAGCAGCACCCAAATCGTCCGTTGTGAAAAAGATAGTGGTAGACTATGTCTACACGTTCTTGAGGAAGAACTTGACGGAGGGGGAGAAGGCGCTGTCCATTCCGAAAGATCAACTGCTCAAAGTAGGGATCACGTACGAGATATAG